A part of Candidatus Electrothrix aestuarii genomic DNA contains:
- a CDS encoding extracellular solute-binding protein, with protein sequence MSNKFLNTLVLGFAVLIPFSPGRLYAAHGVSLDGSLKYPAGFDHFDYVDPNAKKGGLLTLHDIGSFDKLNPFTLKGTGAFGLFGYENSLIFETLAVGSLDEPFAAYGLLAKDIELAEDKKSVLFTLDEKARFSDGTPVTVEDVKFSLDTLKSDLAHPSYQMYYQDISEARIEDKEQGKIRFLFSRPNRELHMIASQMPVLSKKFYTEHGFGSESKVDPMLPPVGSGPYIIKEVNPGKSITYERNPKYWAIDHPTRKGMFNYDSITVKYFKDQIVSLEALKAGDFDFMSINIAKQWQRDLVGRPYDQGKLIKKTFAHKNNQGMQGFVFNTRKGLFQSPKVRQALGLAFDFEWTNNALFFNQYTRSNSYFSNSYLAATGLPSEAELKLLNPLKEKYPGKIPPEVFTTALTPPTTTPPNSLRGNLRQAKQILTEQGWQVKDGVLTSTDGTQRFEFEILLASSSFERVMAPYVKNLSKLGVKASYRTIDPSLYMDRLKNFDFDMTVNVFSQSQSPGNEQRNNWTSSAASHNGSANLAGIQSPVVDSLVDSLIYAETQDELIAACKALDRVLWYGYYVVPNWYLAYHRLTFSSRFKQPKQLPVYYTPYDLLYTWWFQEE encoded by the coding sequence TTGTCAAATAAATTTCTCAACACCTTGGTTCTGGGGTTTGCCGTTCTCATACCTTTTTCACCCGGTCGCCTCTATGCGGCTCACGGGGTTTCATTGGATGGCTCTTTAAAATATCCAGCAGGGTTCGATCATTTTGATTATGTCGACCCGAACGCCAAAAAAGGCGGGCTGCTGACATTACATGACATAGGGAGCTTTGACAAGCTGAACCCATTTACCTTAAAGGGCACTGGAGCGTTTGGCCTGTTTGGCTATGAGAACAGTTTGATTTTTGAAACCCTGGCTGTGGGCAGTCTGGACGAACCCTTTGCCGCCTATGGTTTGCTTGCGAAAGATATTGAACTCGCCGAAGATAAAAAATCGGTGCTCTTTACCCTGGATGAAAAGGCCCGTTTTTCCGATGGTACGCCAGTGACTGTGGAAGATGTGAAATTCTCCCTGGATACGCTGAAATCTGACCTGGCCCATCCTTCCTATCAGATGTATTATCAGGATATTAGCGAGGCGAGAATTGAGGATAAGGAGCAGGGCAAAATTCGTTTCCTCTTCAGCCGCCCAAATCGGGAGCTGCATATGATCGCTTCGCAGATGCCGGTGTTGAGCAAGAAGTTCTACACAGAGCACGGCTTCGGCTCCGAGAGCAAAGTTGATCCTATGCTCCCTCCCGTCGGGAGTGGTCCGTACATTATTAAAGAGGTCAACCCTGGTAAATCCATTACCTATGAAAGGAATCCCAAGTATTGGGCCATAGATCATCCTACTCGTAAGGGCATGTTTAATTATGACTCCATTACGGTGAAGTATTTTAAGGATCAAATTGTTAGTCTGGAAGCGCTTAAGGCGGGTGATTTTGATTTCATGTCCATTAACATTGCCAAGCAATGGCAACGTGATTTGGTGGGGCGCCCCTACGACCAAGGGAAACTGATCAAGAAGACCTTTGCCCATAAAAATAATCAAGGTATGCAGGGCTTTGTTTTTAATACCCGAAAGGGATTATTTCAAAGCCCCAAGGTCCGCCAAGCTCTGGGATTGGCCTTTGATTTTGAGTGGACCAATAACGCCTTGTTTTTCAACCAGTATACCAGGTCTAATTCCTATTTTAGTAATTCTTATCTGGCAGCTACTGGCTTGCCCAGTGAAGCTGAGCTGAAGCTCCTCAATCCGTTGAAAGAAAAGTATCCGGGAAAAATTCCACCCGAGGTCTTTACCACAGCCCTGACTCCACCGACCACCACGCCTCCAAACAGTCTGCGCGGCAATCTTCGGCAGGCTAAGCAGATTTTGACTGAGCAGGGCTGGCAGGTGAAGGATGGCGTGCTTACTTCGACTGATGGTACACAGCGTTTTGAATTTGAAATTCTTCTTGCCAGTTCTTCGTTTGAGCGGGTTATGGCACCGTACGTAAAAAATTTGAGTAAATTGGGTGTCAAAGCAAGCTACCGTACTATCGATCCCTCCTTGTACATGGATAGGCTGAAAAATTTTGATTTTGACATGACCGTTAATGTTTTCAGCCAATCGCAATCTCCAGGAAATGAACAGAGGAATAATTGGACATCTTCTGCTGCCTCCCATAATGGTTCCGCCAATCTGGCCGGTATTCAATCACCGGTGGTGGACAGTCTGGTTGATTCCCTGATCTATGCAGAAACCCAGGATGAGTTGATTGCCGCTTGCAAGGCCCTGGACCGCGTTCTCTGGTATGGTTATTATGTGGTGCCGAATTGGTATCTGGCCTATCATCGCTTAACCTTTTCGTCCAGATTCAAGCAACCGAAGCAATTGCCGGTTTATTATACTCCCTATGACCTGCTCTATACCTGGTGGTTTCAGGAAGAGTAA
- a CDS encoding response regulator codes for MHRPEQLKILLVEDDQESMNLFVACFYNEYNILCAHSGEEALECFEREDDIAMVLSDQAMPGMTGVELLTHIYQLDDSVIRIIITGFLNTTDIIAAINKGHIYQFIVKPWEVMQMRMVLSQASYIWRLRRENVELHEQVVEQNALLTRANERLHSSKAALRNLSISLFTAREEEQRRIALELHDELGQSLAALKMQTRIMENDFLASGKKQQDKIKSWSSILRESISQIIEDVRLLSKNLSPVIIEDLGLDAALQHLVDNFVATHGISCSFRPAPLQGLTSDEGKRILYRLVQETLNNICNHSQASHVDFSIIVENEMIFLSLQDNGKGFHVDEVLARPQNRRGIGLTAMSERVKMLGGTIDIQSKIDQGTSVFFTIPFDFDKVKKGQEQEAE; via the coding sequence ATGCATAGGCCCGAGCAGCTGAAAATCCTCCTGGTTGAAGACGATCAGGAGAGTATGAATCTTTTTGTTGCTTGTTTTTATAATGAATACAATATCCTTTGTGCCCACTCTGGTGAGGAGGCGCTTGAGTGTTTTGAACGGGAAGATGATATTGCTATGGTGCTTTCGGACCAGGCCATGCCTGGAATGACTGGCGTAGAGCTCTTAACCCATATTTACCAGCTGGATGACTCGGTTATTCGAATCATCATAACCGGTTTCCTCAATACGACTGATATCATTGCTGCTATCAATAAGGGGCATATCTATCAGTTTATTGTGAAGCCTTGGGAAGTTATGCAGATGCGGATGGTCTTGTCCCAAGCGAGTTATATCTGGCGGCTTCGCCGGGAAAATGTGGAGCTTCATGAGCAGGTTGTCGAACAGAATGCCCTGCTTACCCGGGCAAACGAGCGCCTGCATTCCTCAAAAGCGGCTCTGCGTAATCTTTCCATCTCCCTCTTTACAGCACGAGAGGAAGAGCAACGCCGCATTGCTCTGGAGCTTCATGACGAACTCGGTCAATCCCTGGCTGCACTCAAGATGCAGACTCGAATCATGGAAAACGATTTTCTTGCTTCGGGAAAAAAACAGCAGGACAAAATAAAGAGCTGGTCGTCTATCCTTCGGGAAAGTATCAGTCAAATTATTGAAGATGTACGTCTTTTGTCAAAGAATCTCAGCCCGGTTATTATTGAAGACCTCGGGCTGGATGCCGCGCTTCAGCATCTTGTGGATAATTTTGTTGCAACGCATGGGATCTCCTGCTCTTTTCGTCCTGCTCCGCTCCAGGGCCTCACCTCTGATGAAGGAAAACGTATACTCTATCGTCTTGTCCAGGAAACCCTGAATAATATTTGCAATCACTCCCAGGCAAGTCATGTTGATTTTTCCATTATAGTTGAAAATGAGATGATTTTTCTCTCTTTACAGGATAATGGAAAGGGCTTTCATGTGGATGAGGTGTTGGCTCGTCCCCAGAACCGACGGGGAATAGGCCTGACAGCTATGTCGGAACGGGTCAAAATGCTTGGTGGAACGATTGATATTCAGTCGAAAATTGATCAAGGCACGAGCGTTTTTTTTACCATCCCCTTTGATTTTGACAAGGTAAAGAAAGGGCAGGAGCAGGAAGCAGAGTAG
- the tsaE gene encoding tRNA (adenosine(37)-N6)-threonylcarbamoyltransferase complex ATPase subunit type 1 TsaE, which produces MTAVSKSFQYILKNFQDTEALGRKLGQLAQPGDVILLHGDLGVGKTTLTQFIAQGLEVPEDQYVSSPSFALMHEYPGRLPLFHMDCYRLAGEEDIEGAGLVDYIGGAGLAIIEWPDRLGSLQPKERLDLFLEALDETTRQCILWPQGESWSSRIAALSL; this is translated from the coding sequence ATGACTGCAGTAAGCAAATCGTTTCAATACATCCTCAAAAATTTTCAAGACACCGAGGCGCTGGGCCGAAAACTGGGCCAGCTTGCCCAACCCGGAGATGTTATCCTCCTGCACGGTGATCTCGGGGTAGGGAAGACCACTTTGACCCAGTTCATTGCCCAGGGCCTGGAAGTCCCGGAGGATCAGTATGTTTCCAGCCCCTCCTTTGCTCTGATGCACGAGTATCCGGGGCGGCTCCCCCTTTTTCATATGGACTGCTATCGTTTGGCAGGGGAAGAGGATATTGAGGGGGCCGGGCTGGTCGATTATATCGGCGGCGCCGGGTTGGCTATTATTGAATGGCCGGACAGGCTGGGAAGCCTGCAACCCAAGGAACGCCTAGACCTCTTTCTGGAAGCCCTTGATGAGACGACAAGGCAGTGTATTCTCTGGCCCCAGGGAGAATCCTGGTCTTCTCGTATTGCAGCGTTATCGCTTTAA
- a CDS encoding YcaO-like family protein encodes MEKNTIRLHSCLKEYTYDQDKACTPEQTVERFHERLKATGLDILKEVKRIDTGRLDIPVFFSVCGKDALETIGTKKQMGKGSTPEQSRASACMELAERFSFFSFLKNADNFIIGDYPAMQEAGYPVLPISSLLQSVHDEQRSPEELEQLLTGLPLRWTWARNITIDEDVLVPFSWFYAINEFNGPCAGNTIEEAVLQGISEVVERHVCAVVARKKLRTPTIDLGSVIDPVARTLVEKFRHNGIKLQVNDFSLDTGIPTVAALAWDPASFPEKSELVYTAGTTPGVDKALIRALTEVAQLAGDFESGSNYVASGLPKPLSLDEVDYLFTPEQTISIDQLPQVGADDMLQELQNCLSALKKINMEVLMVNTMHPGLKIPTAYTIIPGAHFRERAASGDAPLFAAKLAADLLEPEELETKLAEMQQQLPDAYYLEFYRGRNFYDQGMVEPALEHFQQALAMQPNEEDRPYLYSYLGSCLRDLGRFEEAVPVLEEGLACDEERPDIHNILGVCHYKADRFEQAVHHFQRAVQLNPVSSIDYANLALNQQRLGRNQEAITNYQIALGQDPSIGFAAENLAQLLAAGE; translated from the coding sequence ATGGAAAAGAATACCATTCGTCTGCACAGTTGTCTGAAAGAATATACCTATGACCAGGACAAGGCCTGCACTCCTGAGCAGACCGTTGAGCGCTTTCATGAGCGCCTGAAGGCCACTGGTCTGGATATCCTTAAGGAGGTGAAACGGATTGACACCGGTCGTCTGGATATCCCGGTTTTCTTCAGCGTGTGTGGTAAAGATGCCCTGGAGACCATTGGTACCAAAAAGCAAATGGGTAAGGGCTCCACGCCGGAACAATCCAGGGCAAGTGCCTGTATGGAACTGGCAGAACGCTTTAGCTTTTTTTCTTTTCTCAAGAATGCGGATAATTTTATTATTGGTGATTATCCTGCCATGCAGGAGGCTGGTTACCCGGTTTTGCCGATTTCCTCCCTGCTTCAGTCTGTCCATGATGAACAGCGCAGCCCGGAAGAGCTGGAGCAACTCCTGACCGGCCTGCCCCTGCGTTGGACCTGGGCCAGAAATATTACGATAGATGAAGATGTCCTGGTGCCTTTTTCCTGGTTCTACGCCATTAATGAGTTCAATGGGCCCTGCGCGGGCAACACCATTGAAGAAGCGGTGCTGCAAGGCATCTCGGAGGTGGTGGAGCGCCATGTCTGCGCGGTGGTTGCCCGAAAAAAACTCCGTACCCCGACGATCGATCTGGGCTCGGTGATTGATCCGGTGGCCCGGACCTTGGTTGAAAAATTCCGGCATAACGGCATCAAACTCCAGGTCAATGATTTTTCCCTGGACACCGGCATTCCGACTGTGGCGGCTCTGGCCTGGGATCCTGCAAGCTTTCCTGAGAAGAGCGAGTTGGTCTATACGGCAGGCACTACACCGGGAGTGGACAAGGCCCTGATCCGTGCTCTGACCGAAGTGGCACAGCTGGCTGGAGATTTCGAGTCGGGCTCCAATTACGTGGCTTCTGGCCTGCCCAAGCCCCTGAGCCTGGATGAGGTTGATTACCTGTTCACCCCGGAGCAAACTATCAGCATTGACCAACTGCCCCAGGTTGGTGCAGATGACATGCTGCAGGAATTGCAGAATTGCCTCAGCGCACTGAAGAAGATCAATATGGAAGTCCTGATGGTCAATACCATGCACCCAGGTCTCAAAATCCCGACTGCCTATACCATTATCCCAGGTGCTCATTTTCGGGAACGCGCTGCCTCAGGTGATGCACCCCTGTTTGCGGCCAAGCTGGCAGCAGACCTGCTGGAGCCGGAAGAACTGGAAACCAAATTGGCAGAAATGCAGCAGCAGCTCCCAGATGCCTATTACCTGGAATTCTATCGAGGACGCAATTTTTACGATCAGGGCATGGTGGAGCCTGCCTTGGAGCATTTTCAACAGGCCCTGGCCATGCAGCCCAATGAAGAGGACAGGCCTTATCTCTATTCTTATCTCGGGAGCTGCCTCCGTGATCTGGGACGCTTTGAGGAGGCCGTGCCTGTGCTGGAAGAGGGTCTGGCCTGTGATGAGGAACGCCCGGATATTCATAATATCCTCGGGGTGTGCCATTATAAGGCAGATCGTTTTGAACAAGCTGTTCATCATTTTCAGCGGGCCGTGCAGCTCAATCCGGTTTCCTCCATTGATTATGCTAATCTGGCCCTGAACCAACAGCGGCTGGGGCGCAATCAGGAGGCTATCACCAATTATCAGATCGCCTTGGGCCAGGATCCCAGCATAGGCTTTGCCGCAGAAAATTTGGCTCAGCTGTTGGCAGCAGGCGAGTAA
- a CDS encoding CU044_2847 family protein, whose translation MKELIMFEMDGQPVYVEAELSETEKMQRVTTRSGKSEPIQAESRFVDALASVKPAAQHVLDTFREMNTPDEIALEFGLKLTAKAGAVFVASAGSEATFKVSLKWTNKKE comes from the coding sequence ATGAAAGAGCTGATTATGTTTGAAATGGATGGCCAGCCCGTCTATGTGGAGGCCGAGCTTTCTGAAACCGAGAAGATGCAGAGGGTAACCACCCGCAGCGGTAAGAGTGAGCCAATCCAGGCGGAGTCCCGTTTTGTTGATGCGCTTGCCAGCGTCAAACCGGCTGCACAACATGTTCTGGATACCTTTCGAGAGATGAATACACCAGATGAGATCGCGCTGGAGTTCGGCCTGAAACTCACTGCCAAAGCCGGGGCGGTCTTTGTCGCTTCGGCAGGTAGCGAGGCCACCTTCAAGGTTTCCCTGAAATGGACGAATAAGAAGGAATAG
- a CDS encoding trypsin-like peptidase domain-containing protein yields the protein MSSPSLDTSLVRILLDDQEPRRPLGAGFLVTPKHILTCAHVINAVLGRDEYALDPPAAEIFLDFPLLSLPNDYALLRAKVVHWFPVAEVAVPHGLEDIAVLELCSEAPLSAEVRPAPLVVFDDSAFADCRVRLFGFSIPEGTYANLVLQGKNSRGMVEMHHQGSGQVMPGFSGTAAWAVKENAVCGMVVARRGDLNTAYMIPASILLRAFPEMEQHSRPANPYRGLEAFREKDAALYFGRGQTIARLRQVVAEQPFAAVIGASGSGKSSVVFAGLVLDLRQSGNWTIAHCRPKKQPFYELAACLIPLLYEDPILRSEKSDELKEKLQAGLVGLAGIIRQIKQQNEGQGFLLVIDQFEELFTLNTDQDVIRQYIAILLECLCTEDFTVLLTMRADFFAAAVGHPALAEALDSYAPIILPQIDVQGLREVIEQPAKLLGVSFEAGLVDLIIRDVGQEPGSLPLLEFCLTQLWEQQEFRRITHDAYKDIGGVQQALANHADTVYAEFTEQEREQLRHIFLKLVRPGQGTEDTRQVATVGQIAEEYRGLIARLADKRLIVTGRDEERGEETVEVVHEALIRRWRTLRQWVDEEREFLVWQEKLRVLLRQWEESGKDEGALLRGLPLDEALSYLTTHEKYFVTSEKILQFITISGQFRNNEQQKLRNQKIRNFVAITVSFLIVLLLFMFAVVQWRNAVQQTLTASYNLAKVFEKEALYCLERTAKEGASAYKKALLFASAAAEQEIILGRSALNSNTVGLLFAPDVFNGAIDNTVRFFESETSGGLIVLKEYRDAVRSVAFSSVFGFDGKQINRIVTASFDGMVRYWNIKAGKELVTLGGNEDKIVSVTSSPDNTRIVSVSSEGTMRLWDIKTGRELATLEGNANGIISVDFSPDGSRIVFAFRDGTIRIWNINTGKELNIPERIRTRDITTGKELNIPERIDDDIISVAFTPDGGRIRIALNSTDNTVLIWDDITPYDLAIIKGHRGVVRSVSFSPDGRRIASASVDNTAQILDMWNNKLLSLIGHEGAVNNIAFSSDSRLIASASSDSTVRLWDTATGKELIVFRGHKDAVNIVTFSPDGRFLASGADDRTVRIWDIRPYTLFLHNSNPTPLYHTFIDAVKFLWQLDVQGLEIVETNRRTPADLEKYGSLLAPPPPGQSKFDQVLEWAEKQQGR from the coding sequence ATGTCTTCTCCTTCCCTGGATACCTCTCTTGTCCGTATCCTACTTGATGACCAGGAGCCCCGCCGTCCCCTCGGTGCGGGCTTTCTGGTTACACCAAAGCATATCCTCACCTGTGCCCATGTGATCAATGCGGTCTTGGGCCGGGATGAGTACGCTCTTGATCCGCCTGCTGCGGAGATCTTTCTCGATTTCCCCCTCCTTTCTCTCCCAAATGACTATGCCTTGCTCAGGGCAAAGGTGGTCCACTGGTTTCCTGTGGCTGAGGTGGCGGTTCCGCATGGGCTGGAAGATATTGCTGTCCTGGAATTATGTTCGGAAGCCCCTCTATCTGCCGAAGTTCGGCCTGCCCCCCTTGTCGTCTTTGATGATTCTGCTTTTGCTGATTGCCGGGTAAGGCTGTTTGGTTTTTCCATTCCCGAAGGAACCTACGCCAATCTGGTGTTGCAGGGGAAGAATTCCCGAGGCATGGTGGAAATGCATCATCAGGGCAGTGGGCAGGTGATGCCGGGGTTCAGTGGCACCGCTGCCTGGGCAGTCAAGGAAAATGCTGTCTGCGGTATGGTCGTGGCCCGGAGGGGAGACCTCAATACCGCCTATATGATTCCGGCGAGTATTCTGCTCCGGGCTTTCCCGGAGATGGAGCAGCACAGCCGTCCGGCTAATCCCTATCGCGGTTTGGAGGCCTTCCGGGAAAAGGATGCGGCCCTCTATTTCGGGAGGGGACAGACCATTGCGCGGCTGCGGCAGGTGGTTGCGGAGCAGCCCTTTGCGGCGGTGATCGGGGCCAGCGGTAGCGGTAAGTCCTCAGTTGTCTTTGCGGGCTTGGTTCTGGATCTACGCCAGAGCGGTAACTGGACAATTGCCCATTGCCGTCCCAAGAAACAGCCGTTCTATGAACTGGCTGCCTGCCTGATTCCTCTGCTCTATGAGGACCCCATTCTCCGTTCGGAGAAGAGCGACGAGCTGAAAGAAAAGCTGCAAGCCGGTTTGGTCGGGTTGGCCGGGATTATTCGGCAAATTAAGCAGCAGAACGAGGGGCAAGGTTTTCTGCTGGTTATTGATCAGTTTGAGGAACTCTTCACCCTGAATACGGATCAGGATGTGATCCGGCAATATATCGCCATCCTGCTGGAATGCCTGTGTACGGAAGATTTTACCGTGCTCCTTACCATGCGGGCAGATTTCTTTGCCGCTGCTGTAGGTCATCCCGCCCTTGCCGAGGCTCTGGACAGCTACGCGCCCATCATTCTCCCCCAGATTGATGTCCAGGGGCTGCGGGAGGTGATTGAACAGCCTGCAAAATTACTTGGTGTGAGCTTTGAAGCTGGCCTGGTTGACCTGATTATTCGGGATGTGGGGCAGGAGCCGGGGAGCTTGCCCTTGTTGGAGTTCTGCCTGACCCAGCTTTGGGAGCAACAGGAGTTCCGCCGGATCACCCATGATGCCTATAAAGATATCGGCGGGGTGCAGCAGGCCCTGGCAAATCATGCGGATACGGTCTATGCCGAGTTTACGGAACAGGAGCGGGAACAGCTCCGGCATATCTTTCTCAAGCTGGTCCGTCCGGGACAGGGGACCGAGGATACCCGACAGGTGGCAACGGTTGGACAGATTGCTGAGGAATACCGGGGTCTTATTGCCAGACTGGCGGATAAACGACTGATCGTGACCGGGCGGGATGAAGAGCGCGGGGAAGAGACGGTTGAGGTGGTTCATGAGGCGTTGATTCGTCGTTGGCGGACCCTGCGGCAATGGGTGGATGAGGAAAGGGAGTTTCTGGTTTGGCAGGAGAAGTTGCGGGTGCTGCTGAGGCAGTGGGAGGAGAGCGGGAAGGATGAAGGGGCCTTGTTGCGGGGATTGCCGTTGGATGAGGCGTTGAGCTACTTGACAACTCACGAAAAATATTTTGTCACAAGTGAAAAAATACTACAATTTATCACTATTAGCGGACAATTTCGGAACAATGAGCAACAAAAACTGAGAAACCAAAAAATTAGGAATTTTGTCGCCATAACCGTTAGTTTCCTGATCGTTTTGCTGCTATTTATGTTTGCTGTTGTACAGTGGCGGAATGCGGTGCAGCAGACTCTTACAGCAAGCTACAACCTTGCCAAAGTATTTGAGAAAGAAGCATTATATTGTTTGGAAAGAACAGCAAAAGAAGGTGCTTCCGCTTATAAGAAGGCATTACTGTTTGCCTCTGCCGCTGCTGAACAGGAGATTATCCTTGGGCGCTCTGCTTTGAACTCGAATACCGTAGGATTGCTCTTTGCACCTGATGTATTCAATGGTGCTATCGATAACACAGTTCGTTTTTTTGAGTCCGAGACCAGTGGTGGATTAATCGTCCTCAAGGAGTATAGGGATGCCGTCCGAAGTGTAGCCTTCAGCTCTGTTTTTGGCTTTGATGGCAAACAAATTAATCGGATAGTCACAGCTTCATTTGATGGAATGGTACGATATTGGAATATCAAAGCTGGTAAGGAACTGGTCACTCTTGGAGGAAATGAGGATAAGATCGTTAGCGTTACCTCCAGCCCTGATAACACTCGGATAGTTTCCGTTTCTTCTGAAGGAACAATGCGACTTTGGGACATCAAAACTGGTAGGGAACTGGCCACCCTTGAAGGAAATGCAAATGGTATCATTAGTGTTGACTTCAGCCCGGACGGCAGCCGGATTGTTTTCGCATTTAGGGACGGGACGATACGAATCTGGAATATCAATACCGGCAAGGAGCTGAATATCCCTGAAAGGATTCGGACTAGGGATATCACTACAGGTAAGGAGCTGAATATTCCTGAAAGGATTGATGATGATATTATCAGCGTCGCCTTCACTCCTGATGGCGGACGAATACGAATTGCTTTGAACTCTACTGATAATACGGTATTGATTTGGGACGATATAACCCCCTACGATTTGGCTATAATTAAAGGACATAGAGGTGTTGTCCGAAGTGTATCTTTCAGTCCAGATGGTAGACGAATTGCTTCGGCTTCTGTCGATAATACGGCACAGATTCTGGATATGTGGAATAATAAATTATTGTCCCTAATAGGGCATGAGGGGGCTGTCAATAACATAGCCTTCAGCTCTGATAGCCGACTGATTGCTTCAGCTTCTTCCGACAGTACGGTACGGCTTTGGGATACGGCAACAGGTAAAGAGCTGATCGTCTTTAGAGGACATAAAGATGCTGTCAATATTGTGACTTTCAGCCCTGACGGTAGATTTTTAGCTTCAGGGGCGGATGACAGGACAGTAAGAATTTGGGACATCAGGCCCTATACTCTTTTTCTTCACAACTCCAACCCCACCCCCCTCTACCACACCTTCATCGACGCCGTAAAATTCCTCTGGCAACTGGACGTACAGGGCCTTGAGATCGTAGAAACAAATCGTCGCACCCCGGCAGACCTGGAAAAATACGGTTCCCTGCTAGCCCCTCCTCCCCCCGGCCAAAGCAAATTCGATCAGGTGCTGGAATGGGCCGAGAAGCAGCAGGGAAGATAG
- a CDS encoding nucleotidyltransferase domain-containing protein produces the protein MKLDKKALQTIKEYLIGQPVKKAYLFGSHARGTADATSDIDILVELDRTKPIGLHFVRMKLELENLLQAKVDLLSEKGISKYIRPYIESDKTLIYEKDT, from the coding sequence ATGAAATTAGACAAGAAAGCGTTACAGACCATTAAAGAGTACCTTATCGGTCAGCCGGTCAAAAAAGCCTATCTGTTCGGCTCCCATGCACGGGGGACAGCCGATGCTACCAGTGATATTGATATTCTTGTGGAACTGGATCGGACCAAACCAATCGGACTCCATTTTGTCCGAATGAAACTCGAGTTGGAAAATCTCTTGCAGGCTAAAGTCGATCTGCTGTCCGAGAAGGGGATCTCAAAATATATCCGTCCGTACATTGAGAGCGACAAAACATTGATCTATGAAAAAGATACTTGA
- a CDS encoding DUF86 domain-containing protein, producing the protein MKKILDDKVRLQHIFDAVLEIEEYMKNHTESDFFSNSMLHSACIRQLEIIGEAAGRISEEIRAKSADTSWKEIIGLRNILIHEYFGVDLDIIRDIIWTDLPKLKKEVKALLDAM; encoded by the coding sequence ATGAAAAAGATACTTGATGACAAGGTGCGGTTACAGCATATCTTTGATGCAGTCCTTGAGATTGAAGAGTATATGAAGAATCATACGGAATCTGATTTTTTCAGTAATTCGATGCTGCACTCAGCATGTATCCGACAACTGGAAATAATCGGTGAGGCGGCAGGCCGAATCTCCGAGGAAATCAGAGCGAAGTCAGCTGATACTTCGTGGAAGGAAATTATCGGTCTGAGGAATATCCTGATTCATGAGTATTTCGGTGTTGATCTGGATATTATCCGCGATATTATCTGGACGGATTTGCCGAAGCTGAAAAAAGAAGTCAAAGCACTGTTGGATGCAATGTAG
- a CDS encoding diguanylate cyclase has translation MVEQVYILIVDDKVNNLIALEETFHDIDATFIKATSGNDALRETLKHDFALAILDVQMPEMDGYELAQLIRNRKQTSQLPVIFLSAIYSDDFHIFKGYDSGAVDFLTKPFSPEILAGKIRFFIEIYLQKIKLKETILELEKTKELVLEKNKQLKRLSTHDDLTGLCNRRHLVACLEQEFNLCLRYQTELSLMILDLDHFKNINDTFGHKFGDYVLKEFSALLKSSVRKADLVFRFGGEEFIVLLPQTDAEGAESTAEKIRKACAEKMIDDGQYAVKITISIGVTSYNQHLHQTSNCMISVADKALYLAKGSGRNRVVVYEAKNIPLGEKE, from the coding sequence ATGGTGGAGCAGGTTTATATACTTATTGTTGATGATAAAGTGAATAATCTTATCGCATTGGAAGAAACCTTCCACGATATTGATGCGACCTTTATCAAGGCGACAAGTGGGAACGATGCTCTGCGTGAGACTCTCAAACATGATTTTGCCCTGGCCATTCTTGATGTCCAGATGCCGGAAATGGACGGGTACGAGCTGGCCCAGTTGATCAGGAACAGAAAACAAACCTCCCAACTTCCTGTTATCTTTCTTTCTGCTATTTATTCGGATGATTTCCATATCTTCAAAGGCTACGATTCCGGGGCGGTTGATTTTTTGACCAAACCCTTTTCACCGGAAATACTTGCCGGGAAGATACGATTTTTTATCGAGATATATCTCCAGAAAATTAAACTGAAGGAAACAATTCTGGAGCTGGAGAAAACAAAAGAACTGGTCCTGGAGAAGAACAAGCAACTCAAGAGATTATCCACCCATGATGATCTGACCGGGCTGTGTAATCGTCGCCATCTTGTGGCCTGCTTGGAGCAGGAGTTCAATCTTTGCCTCCGCTACCAAACAGAGCTCTCCCTTATGATTCTTGATCTTGATCATTTTAAGAATATTAACGATACATTCGGCCATAAATTCGGAGATTATGTCCTCAAAGAATTTTCAGCCCTGCTGAAAAGCTCTGTCCGCAAGGCTGACTTGGTGTTCCGTTTTGGTGGCGAGGAATTTATCGTTCTGCTCCCTCAGACAGATGCGGAGGGGGCCGAGAGCACAGCAGAGAAAATACGAAAAGCCTGTGCTGAGAAAATGATTGATGACGGACAATATGCCGTCAAAATAACAATCAGCATCGGGGTAACATCCTATAATCAACATCTGCACCAAACTTCAAACTGCATGATTTCTGTTGCTGATAAAGCCTTGTATCTGGCCAAGGGAAGCGGGAGAAACCGGGTTGTTGTGTATGAGGCGAAAAATATACCCTTGGGAGAAAAAGAATGA